The following DNA comes from Bacteroidota bacterium.
ACCTCCTCTGCAATTTCTTTGGCTTTTTTCAATTCCTGTTCGGCTTTTTTGCGCAACGTGATATTTTTCCCATAGATGTTGATGTATTCAAACTCTTTGACCGGAACAAGGGTAAGTCTGAAATAGGATTGATCTGCGCGGAATTCAATTTCTTTTATTTTATTGATTTCGTAGATCTCATTGAAAATTCCCAAAAAAAGGTTGTGGTGGGTTTTAAGGAAATGCTGAAGTTCAAGACTTTTATTGTTTGAATAGATAATCTCAGCGTTTTTAGTAACCCGGATTACAGGATCTGGATCTTCTTCAGGAAATTTGGCAAGGGATCTTATTTTTTTCTCTGTTTCAATTTGTTCTGTTATATCAATTATGACAAACCTAAAACCCAGGAGGACGTGACTTTTTTCAATCAAATTAACATAGGCTACAATCGGAAATTTTTCTCCGTTTCTTTTTACGGCAGTATATTTTATGCCCTCCATGTCTTTTCCCTGCAATACCTTTAAAAAGTGTAGTTTGATTTTTTCTTCTTCATCAGGGATAAGCAACTGTTTTATGTAAATTCCTTTTTCCAGATCACTACCGGTATAACCAAAATGTTTGAGTGAGAAGTCATTGGCGAAAGTGATTTTCTGATCCAGGTTGATTTCTCCGACCATCTCCGGCAACATTTTTGCAAATTCCCTGAAGCGCAAAGCACTTTTACGGATAATATCTTTGGCTTCTTTTCTTTCCAGTAGGTTCGATATCATATTTGACATGGAACGCATGAATACAACCCCATTGTTGTCCCAAATTTCACGGTTACTGGTCATTCCAATAAGTCCAATAAATTTATCCTGGATGTACAGGGGAAAAGCAATAAAGGAGATGCTGCCTTCCAACTTCATAAACCGGGGGAAGCTGTCCGTAAAATCATTATTGATATGTTTTGAAAAAATGAATTTGTTGAGTTTTAAAACTGAGATGAGCGGTAAAGCCTGTTGGTAAGGGATATTTTGCAAATCATCGATTTGTGAAGATGAATCGAGTGAATTCCATTCAAAAGTATTGTTTAAAATTCTTTTCTCCTGATTATATTCAAAAATAAAGACCCGGTTGGCTTTCATGAAATTACCCGCTATTTCCATCAATCTGTTTATTTTTTCATGAAAAGAAATGAGGGCATTAGACAGGGATAACATTTCGGAGATGATTTCCCTTTGTTTTTGAATCCTTTTAAGGTGAATTTCTGATTCTTTTCTTTCCGTAATATCCTGTACTGCACCAATCAATTTAACCGTTTCTGAATCCTCTCTTACGGCTTTACCAATAACCCGTAACCATTTATGCTTTTTACCCAAAGTATCGAATTCCAATTCCTTGTCGAAATCACTCCCCTCAGCAATGACATCATTTAAAGCCTTTTTCAGTATTTTTCTCCATTTATATTGATAAAGGTTCATCAATTCATTCAGCTTAATGGATTTTTCTTTTGGAAGCTCATAAATTTTATGAAATTCTTCAGTCAGAATAAGCTCATCCTTTTTCAAATCGTATTCCCATCCTCCAACTTTAGCCAATTGCTGGGTTTGTTCGAGGGTGAGCTCATATTTTTTCTGATGGGTGATGTCGTTAGAGGAGAGTTGGACTCCAATTACGGCATCTCCTTCATCTTTTATTCCTTTTGATAAGGTTTCAAGCCAGAAAGATCTTTTATCTTTCTTTAGGGCTTTAAAGATGCTTTGTTTTTTAATGTCCTGAGTTAATGCCTGCGTATAATTCTGTTTAAACTCTTGTCTGTAATCGGGATGAATGATTATGTCGGGGGGCTGCATAATTAATTCCTCCTGCTCATATCCCAGCATTTCCTTTACTATTGGTGAAACATAGGTGATTTGATAATCCTGGTTACACAACATGATCAAGTCTTTGGAATTTTCAGAAATCAACCTGAATTTCCTTTCATTTTCTTTAAGCTGTTTTTGAGCTAATGAAAATAGATAGTTGTTCTGATTTAATTCTTTGTTCAGTAATTCCTGATAGGTCCTTGATTCTTTTAATTTTTCAATCGTCTCACTTATGAGTTTTGTGTATTGATTGCTGATATATAGAAGAAAAGATATTGGAAATATCAGGTTAATTAAATAATCAAGAATATTATCGTCATAAAGTTTAACATTGTATGTTTTGTAAGAGTTTATGATAACAATAAAAATATTGCTAAAATTCAAAATCGAAAAGAATATTCCCCATTTTTTACCTAAAATAAAGAATGCAAATATTATGAATGACAGGGTCCATGAAAAAGTAAGAGGATCGATTTTCCCCTTATTATATGCTACAATCCCGATTAGACCAATAAAAAAACAAAGAGTATTAATCAAAGCGCAAAACTTGAAATTTTGCTTGTATTTTAATAAAAACAAGGAGGTTGTGGAAACAGAAATGCCTGTCATAACCATAAAGAACTGGCTGATACACTTATAGTAAAGTAAATAAGGAATGTAAAGCAGGTAGATAATGGCACTCAGAAGTAAAAAATTGCATGTAAGCCGGATTTTTGCCATTTCAAACTCATCAATGGCCGTCTTCACATAATCCTCAATAAACCATTGATTGAGCCTTTTTATAAAACGCATATAAGGGTTTTCTTGTTTTGTGAGAAAAGTATACGCAAAATGTTTTATAAAGTTTTTCGTATCATAAAACATTAATTAAAAATGATTTATGTTAAGTTTGCTTAAATAAGAAAAAACATTTAGGTTTGTCAATAAAATAGATGAATCATGCAATTTTTAAAATGTTTTTTTGTTTTGTCGATATTATTAGTTTATTCGAATCTTTTTGCACAAACAGATACGATCAAACATTCCGTTGAAATTATTTCGGGTGTGGCTTCAAAGCCATATATGCCTCAATATATTTATTCAAACCGTTATGGAATAATTGATGATAAGCAGGCTGATGGTTTGGTACGAATGAAG
Coding sequences within:
- a CDS encoding PAS domain S-box protein; translation: MRFIKRLNQWFIEDYVKTAIDEFEMAKIRLTCNFLLLSAIIYLLYIPYLLYYKCISQFFMVMTGISVSTTSLFLLKYKQNFKFCALINTLCFFIGLIGIVAYNKGKIDPLTFSWTLSFIIFAFFILGKKWGIFFSILNFSNIFIVIINSYKTYNVKLYDDNILDYLINLIFPISFLLYISNQYTKLISETIEKLKESRTYQELLNKELNQNNYLFSLAQKQLKENERKFRLISENSKDLIMLCNQDYQITYVSPIVKEMLGYEQEELIMQPPDIIIHPDYRQEFKQNYTQALTQDIKKQSIFKALKKDKRSFWLETLSKGIKDEGDAVIGVQLSSNDITHQKKYELTLEQTQQLAKVGGWEYDLKKDELILTEEFHKIYELPKEKSIKLNELMNLYQYKWRKILKKALNDVIAEGSDFDKELEFDTLGKKHKWLRVIGKAVREDSETVKLIGAVQDITERKESEIHLKRIQKQREIISEMLSLSNALISFHEKINRLMEIAGNFMKANRVFIFEYNQEKRILNNTFEWNSLDSSSQIDDLQNIPYQQALPLISVLKLNKFIFSKHINNDFTDSFPRFMKLEGSISFIAFPLYIQDKFIGLIGMTSNREIWDNNGVVFMRSMSNMISNLLERKEAKDIIRKSALRFREFAKMLPEMVGEINLDQKITFANDFSLKHFGYTGSDLEKGIYIKQLLIPDEEEKIKLHFLKVLQGKDMEGIKYTAVKRNGEKFPIVAYVNLIEKSHVLLGFRFVIIDITEQIETEKKIRSLAKFPEEDPDPVIRVTKNAEIIYSNNKSLELQHFLKTHHNLFLGIFNEIYEINKIKEIEFRADQSYFRLTLVPVKEFEYINIYGKNITLRKKAEQELKKAKEIAEEVSNSKALFLSTMSHEIRTPLNAIIGITYLLLKENPRPGQQENLETLKFSAESLLALVNDILDFNKIEAGKIKFEEIEFNLQKLLDHLEKTFKLKASQKGINLIFEKDPVIPQVLIGDTVRLTQILNNLLSNAVKFTNKGYVKLSVQLKEVDRESVIINFSVTDTGIGISTNKTAAIFESFNQASSDITRKYGGTGLGLAITKRLLELQGSQINLKSQPGVGSKFYFSLKFKIGKRSIEETTSPAGTRPLFSSMAGIKILIVEDNPVNQFVAKKILSHWDIKTDTAKNGNLAVRKVKGDMYDLILMDLQMPEMDGYQATRIIKQMNGGKYKNIPVIALTASIFSDVQNKIYDAGMNDYISKPFNPKELYEKISKYAFLNPEKSKKENAKNAHGN